In one window of Bacillus marinisedimentorum DNA:
- a CDS encoding YjcZ family sporulation protein yields MVNLIKEGEKMSGGYGYGGGFALIVVLFILLIIVGAAWVY; encoded by the coding sequence ATGGTGAACCTTATAAAGGAGGGTGAAAAAATGAGTGGTGGATATGGATACGGCGGCGGTTTCGCTTTGATCGTAGTATTGTTCATTCTCTTGATCATTGTGGGAGCTGCGTGGGTTTACTAA
- a CDS encoding DUF3267 domain-containing protein: protein MFAMLFTFIFLYLSFSIIHPSGTLHADRFVWFAAGLLLISPVHKLLHVVPLWLTGKKVQFRIKRRKGLLPVLQFRYCQSMPRNLFILATLSPAIVITAITISLSVAMPEYMHYFVIAAAANIGLSVTDFIFLSQFFRAPKHCYVQDFDGGYDILINNQLKAR, encoded by the coding sequence ATGTTTGCGATGCTTTTTACATTTATTTTCCTTTATCTGTCGTTCAGCATTATCCATCCATCAGGAACGCTGCACGCGGATCGCTTTGTATGGTTTGCTGCGGGGCTTCTGCTCATTTCGCCTGTGCACAAACTGCTGCACGTAGTGCCTCTGTGGCTCACAGGAAAAAAAGTCCAATTTAGGATCAAGCGCCGGAAAGGTTTGCTTCCAGTGCTGCAGTTTCGGTATTGCCAATCGATGCCCCGCAATCTCTTTATCCTGGCTACCTTATCACCGGCAATCGTGATTACAGCAATTACGATCTCACTGAGCGTGGCTATGCCGGAGTATATGCATTACTTTGTCATTGCAGCTGCAGCCAATATCGGCCTTAGTGTAACTGACTTTATCTTTCTGTCGCAGTTTTTCCGGGCTCCGAAACATTGCTACGTCCAGGATTTTGACGGCGGCTATGATATTTTGATCAACAACCAACTGAAGGCGCGGTAA
- a CDS encoding YjcZ family sporulation protein — protein MSGGYGYGGGFALIVVLFILLIIVGAAWWGY, from the coding sequence ATGAGTGGAGGTTACGGATACGGCGGCGGTTTCGCCTTGATCGTAGTATTGTTCATCTTGCTGATTATCGTAGGTGCAGCATGGTGGGGATACTAA
- a CDS encoding DUF1878 family protein yields the protein MESLEERLRKLEYHQRLLLDMVEPNTHPFDKLVIRKGLSEEEVAETLALCGKLNEEYERQIEEGYVSFTKLLTQFVGMLHPGLEAVETIESLYYQGIYRKLMSRLKEEAANIRD from the coding sequence ATGGAGTCACTGGAAGAACGGCTGCGAAAGCTTGAATATCATCAGCGCCTTTTATTGGACATGGTCGAGCCCAATACGCATCCTTTTGACAAGCTGGTTATTAGGAAAGGCCTTTCTGAAGAAGAAGTTGCGGAAACCCTGGCACTTTGTGGAAAGCTGAATGAGGAATATGAGCGGCAGATCGAAGAAGGGTATGTTTCGTTCACAAAGCTCCTTACCCAGTTTGTCGGCATGCTGCATCCAGGCCTGGAAGCGGTGGAAACGATTGAATCTCTTTATTATCAAGGTATATACAGGAAATTAATGAGCCGATTAAAAGAAGAAGCGGCTAATATCAGAGATTAG